A window of the Henckelia pumila isolate YLH828 chromosome 3, ASM3356847v2, whole genome shotgun sequence genome harbors these coding sequences:
- the LOC140889122 gene encoding uncharacterized protein, with protein sequence MGVKKGVYSVDPLTSITAQLSALSTQCKAVELRSGKKLEAEDQSTSKEVEEPVVEEIIVEEPKKESESKPMYKPQLPYPRRFKKKAIDEQFSKFLDIFKKIHIKIPFEDALEQMPNFAKFIKDVMSKKRRLQDNEVVNLTEECSAILQKKLPKKLKDPGSFTIPYLIGGSKESLIHSKDVWWWMRYLIRKRIVSYMNKKHSLTELRKKKCIWVSPVQVVPKKGDITVVKNKNNELISTCYNQISIASEDQEKTTFTCPYDIFAFRRMPFGLCNAPATFQRCMMEIFADMAFEKIKTLLITTPIMIVSDWNEAFELMCDASDYAVGAILGQRRDKMFRAIYYARRTMDAAQQNYTTTEKKMLAVVFAFDKFRPYLIGTKVVVYIDHAAIRYLFAKKDAKPRLIRWILLLQDFDFEIKVKKGSENQVADHLSRLELEDVKEEESIKEFFPDEQIFQYGVRHKVAFAYHPQTNDQVEISNREIRQILEKTVKKNRKDWTIKLDDALWAYRTAFKTPIGMSPYEHKAFWVVKKLNMDLEVSGELRKLQLNELDEFRNESYENTKIYKEQTKKWHDKNIVPREFEPGKLKSRWSRPFTVEKVYPHCGDLGC encoded by the exons atgggagtcaagaagggaGTGTATAGTGTTGATCCTCTCACTTCCATCACTGCACAGCTATCtgcgttgagtacacaa TGCAAAGCGGTGGAGTTAAGAAGTGGTAAGAAGTTAGAGGCTGAGGATCAGAGCACATCCAAGGAAGTTGAAGAACCAGTGGTTGAAGAAATCATTGTTGAAGAGCCCAAGAAAGAATCTGAATCAAAACCAatgtacaagccacaacttCCTTATCCACGGCGGTTCAAAAAGAAGGCAATTGAtgagcaattttccaagttcctagacatcttcaagaagatacacataaAAATTCCGTTTGAagatgccttggaacaaatgccaaATTTTGCCAAGTTCATCAAAGATGTTATGTCCAAGAAGAGAAGACTGCAAGACAATGAAGTGGTGAATCTGACAGAAGAGTGCAGCGCAATCCTACAGAAAAAGTTGCCaaaaaagcttaaggatccagggagctTTACTATCCCTTATTTAATTGGTGGTTCTAAA gaatCACTGATCCACTCGAAAGATGTTTGGTGGTGGATGAGGTATTTGATAAGGAAGAGGATTGTGAGCTACATGAATAAGAAGCATTCCTTGACGGAGctccgaaagaaaaaatg TATTTGGGTGTCTCCTGTTCAAGTTGTACCTAAGAAAGGTGATATTACTGTggtgaaaaacaaaaataatgagttaatctccacat gtTATAATCAAATTTCTATCGCATCggaggatcaggagaagactacttttacgtgtccctatgACATATTTGCCTTCAGAAGGATGCCATTTGGTCTGTGTAATGCACCGgcaacttttcagcggtgtatgatggagatttttgcagatatg gcctttgaaaagatcaagacgCTATTGATCACAACACCCATCATGATTGTGTCGGATTGGAATGAGGCCTTTGAGCTGatgtgcgatgctagtgactatgcagtgggcGCTATATTAGGCCAGAGGAGAGATAAGATGTTTCGAGCCATCTATTATGCCAGACGCACCATGGATGCCGCACAACAAAACTACACTACTACAGAAAAGAAGATGCTtgcagtggtttttgcttttgataagTTTCGTCCCTATTTAATTGGcactaaagtagttgtttacATTGACCATGCAGCAATTAGATACTTATTTGCCAAGAAGGATGCCaagccacgcttgataaggtggattctactTTTACAAGATTTTGATTTCGAGATTAAGGTTAAGAAGGGTAGTgagaatcaagttgctgatcacttgtcGAGATTGGAGTTAGAAGATGTTAAGGAAGAGGAAAGCATAAAAGAATTTTTTCCGGATGAACAGATCTTCCAG tatggtgtcaggcataaggtggcaTTCGCATATCATCCCCAAACCAATGATCAAGTGGAGATTTCTAATCGAGAAATCAGGCAAATATTGGAGAAGACGGTTAAGAAGAATCGAAAAGATTGGACAATCAAGCTGGATGACGCGTTATGGGCTTACCGCACTGCGTTTAAAACACCTATTGGGATGTCGCCCTATG AGCATAAAGCGTTTTGGGTTGTCAAGAAGCTGAACATGGATCTCGAAGTATCCGGGGAGTTGCGAAAATTACAGTTGAATGAACTGGACGAGTTTCGAAATGAATCCTATGAGAATACCAAGATCTACAAGGAGCAAACAAAGAAGTGGCACGACAAAAACATTGTACCTCGAGAATTCGAACCAG GAAAATTGAAGTCTAGATGGTCTAGACCATTTACGGTGGAGAAGGTGTATCCGCACTGTGgtgacctcgggtgctaa
- the LOC140889123 gene encoding uncharacterized protein, which translates to MKNSKNAMKNSKNDRDQEREDLPKFDAEEPIDMVHAAFDSYADNPTTFKNLLEDAEKPLYPGCSKFTRLSAVVKLFNLKAKYSWSDKSCADLLNFLGEMHPDDNELSLSFYDAKKSLCALGITYEKIHACPNDCILYRKEYEDFNSCPNCGMSRWKMGQKDTIKEGVPAKFRDLYESDAPSWKLVDHKWPNFAANSRNLRLSISADGINPHGVEAYDAYRQKTFSLRAILLWTINDFPAYENMSGCIVKGYHACPICGEETYSTRLKHSRKISYTGHRRFLPANHPYRRQRKAFNGDQEFNPAPKPLSGDEVHVLDVIHIEKNVCESLLGTLLDISGKTKDGIAARLDLAEMNLRTDLAPVMGEKKSFLPAACYTLTKDEKRKILNSLSGMQLPTCYSSNVKNFVSMKDLKLVGLKSHDYHTLMQQLLPVAIHGVLPKHVRDSITRLCFFFNELCNKVMDPSKLDELQREIVIILCLHEKYFPPSFFKIMIHLTVHLVRDVKLCGPVWYRYMYPFERYMKILKGYVRNRNRPEGCMVDCYIAEEAVEFCSDYLGSLHTIGIPTSHRQLEITKPFSAAVVQSITEDELQQAHRYVLENDVDTDRYIE; encoded by the exons ATGAAGAACTCAAAGAATGCGATGAAGAACTCAAAGAATGATCGTGATCAAGAAAGGGAAGATTTACCAAAGTTTGACGCCGAGGAACCAATAGATATGGTACATGCTGCATTTGATAGTTATGCTGATAATCCAACCACATTCAAAAATCTACTTGAAGATGCTGAGAAACCTTTATATCCTGGATGCAGTAAATTTACAAGGTTATCTGCAGTTGTGaaattattcaacttgaaaGCCAAATATAGTTGGAGTGACAAAAGTTGCGCCGACCTACTCAATTTTTTAGGAGAAATGCATCCAGATGACAACGAATTGTCTTTATCTTTCTACGATGCAAAGAAAAGCTTGTGTGCATTAGGGATTACTTATGAGAAAATCCATGCTTGCCCTAATGATTGCATCTTATACCGGAAGGAGTATGAGGATTTTAACAGTTGTCCTAATTGTGGGATGTCAAGGTGGAAGATGGGCCAAAAAGATACGATAAAGGAAGGAGTTCCTGCAAAATTTCGAGATTTGTACGAAT CTGATGCACCTTCTTGGAAATTAGTAGATCACAAGTGGCCAAATTTTGCTGCTAATTCAAGAAATCTTAGATTGTCCATTTCAGCTGACGGGATCAATCCCCATG GTGTTGAAGCATATGATGCATATAGACAAAAAACCTTCTCGCTCAGAGCTATCTTGCTATGGACCATCAATGACTTTCCTGCATATGAAAACATGTCAGGATGTATTGTGAAAGGATATCACGCATGTCCGATTTGTGGTGAAGAAACATATTCAACAAGGTTGAAACATAGCAGGAAAATATCGTACACAGGCCATAGAAGGTTTCTACCTGCAAATCATCCTTATCGAAGGCAAAGAAAGGCATTTAATGGGGACCAAGAGTTCAACCCTGCACCCAAACCATTGAGTGGCGATGAAGT ACATGTTCTTGATGTGATACATATAGAAAAGAACGTCTGTGAAAGTCTTCTCGGTACGTTGCTTGACATTTCGGGAAAAACAAAGGATGGAATTGCAGCTAGATTAGACCTTGCTGAAATGAATTTGAGGACAGATTTGGCTCCAGTGATGGGGGAGAAGAAATCTTTTTTGCCAGCAGCATGTTATACACTTACAAAAGATGAGAAAAGAAAGATTTTGAATTCTTTGTCAGGAATGCAATTACCTACATGTTACTCATCCAACGTTAAAAACTTTgtttcgatgaaggacttgaaaCTTGTTGGCCTTAAGTCACACGACTACCATACTTTAATGCAACAATTACTTCCAGTGGCCATACATGGTGTCTTGCCCAAACATGTCAGAGACTCCATCACTCgtttgtgcttcttcttcaatGAGCTATGTAATAAAGTGATGGATCCCTCAAAGTTGGATGAGCTGCAGAGAGAGATTGTGATCATATTGTGTTtacatgaaaagtattttccaccttcgttttttaaaataatgattCATTTAACAGTTCATCTTGTGCGAGATGTGAAATTATGTGGCCCAGTTTGGTATAGGTACATGTATCCCTTTGAAAGATACATGAAGATTTTGAAAGGTTATGTGCGAAATCGCAATAGACCGGAAGGTTGCATGGTTGACTGTTATATTGCTGAAGAGGCGGTTGAATTTTGCTCAGACTATCTTGGTAGTTTGCACACAATTGGGATCCCTACAAGTCATCGACAACTAGAAATTACTAAACCTTTTTCGGCTGCAGTTGTGCAATCCATTACTGAGGATGAGTTGCAACAAGCACATCGTTATGTATTGGAAAATGATGTTGACACTGATCGCTATATCGAGTAA